The genomic DNA GATGCCGGTGACCGGCGCGGACTACAAATGGATGAACCTGATCGCGCGCAAGCCGGCCAAAGCGCTGTCGCGCATCCTGCGCCGGGCCGCGCTGGGCATCGGCGGAATGCTGATCGGACGCGAATACCTGGCGGGCGGACAGGCGCTGGCGGCAGGCTTGTTCGCCGGAGTGCTGCGCGCGGGTATCCCGGTGTGGACCCAGACCAGCCTGGTCCGTCTCGTCCAGGACGGCGACCGGGTCACCGGCGCGGTGCTGAGCCAGGCGGGCGAGGAGATCACCGTGACCGCGCGCCGGGGCGTGGTGCTCGCCGCGGGCGGTTTCGACCACGACATGACCACCCGGCACAAGTTCCAGTCGCCCTCGCTGCCCGAGGGCGCCAGCCTGGGCTCCGAGGCCAACACCGGCGACGCCATCGCCGCCGCTCAGGAACTCGGCGCGGGTGTCGCGCTGATGGATCAGGCGTGGTGGTTCCCCGCGTACGCGCCGCTGCCCGGCGCCGCGCCGCAGGTGATGCTCGCCGAACGCTCCCTGCCCGGCTCGTTCGTGGTCGACCAGACCGGTCGTCGCTTCATCAACGAGGCCACCGACTACATGTCCTTCGGTCAGGCGCTGCTCGAGCGGGAGCGCCGGGGCGACCCGGCCGAGCAGATGTGGCTGGTGTTCGACCAGCGCTACCGCGACAGCTACATCATGGCCGGGTCGGTGTTTCCCCGCCAGCGGCTGCCGCGCGCCTGGTTCGACGCCGGAATCGCCCACCGTGCCGACGATCCCGCCGCACTGGCCCGCGCGATGGGCGTGCCCGAGGACGCGCTGGCCGAGACCTTCCACGGCATCGCGCGGTATGCCGACAGCGGCGTCGACCCGGACTTCGCTCGCGGCGCGAGCGCCTACGACCGCTACTACGGCGATCCCACGGTGGCCCCGAATCCGAACCTGGCGTCGCTGTCCAAGGCGCCGTTCTACGCGGTGAAGATGATCCTCAGCGACCTGGGCACCTGCGGCGGGGTAGTCGCCGACCGGCAAGCGCGGGTGCTGCGCGAGGACGGCAGCGTGATCGCGGGCTTGTACGCCATCGGCAACACCGCCGCCAACGCCTTCGGCGCCACCTATCCCGGCGCGGGCGCCACCATCGGTCAGGGCCTCGTCTACGGCTACATCGCGGCCACACACGCGGCGGCCACCGGGGCCTGATCGGCGGTCGGCGTCGAGGCCCCGCGCCACGTGCCCGGGTTCCCGGTGATGCGCCAGATGGTTCCGGCCGCCGGTTTCAGTCTTCGGTCTCCCTGTGCGATTCCATCCGTGCCAGCGTGTGGTCGATCTGCTCACGCACCCATTCGGTGAGCCGGGCGCTGCTCATGGCGGTGGCGACCGGGGCCGGGTGGTCCA from Nocardia higoensis includes the following:
- a CDS encoding 3-ketosteroid-delta-1-dehydrogenase produces the protein MANKPMPPLATARDTTVDLLVVGSGTGMAAALAAHELGLSCLVVEKTAYVGGSTARSGGAFWIPGSSILPDSGATAIAEAQTYIAAVVEDSAPAERGRAFLEAGPATVDMLKRTTPMRFFWARGYSDYHPEEPGGRAEGRTCECRPFDASVLGAERPRLRPGVMEAPVPMPVTGADYKWMNLIARKPAKALSRILRRAALGIGGMLIGREYLAGGQALAAGLFAGVLRAGIPVWTQTSLVRLVQDGDRVTGAVLSQAGEEITVTARRGVVLAAGGFDHDMTTRHKFQSPSLPEGASLGSEANTGDAIAAAQELGAGVALMDQAWWFPAYAPLPGAAPQVMLAERSLPGSFVVDQTGRRFINEATDYMSFGQALLERERRGDPAEQMWLVFDQRYRDSYIMAGSVFPRQRLPRAWFDAGIAHRADDPAALARAMGVPEDALAETFHGIARYADSGVDPDFARGASAYDRYYGDPTVAPNPNLASLSKAPFYAVKMILSDLGTCGGVVADRQARVLREDGSVIAGLYAIGNTAANAFGATYPGAGATIGQGLVYGYIAATHAAATGA